One Phycisphaerae bacterium RAS2 DNA window includes the following coding sequences:
- a CDS encoding D-hydantoinase, translating to MRFDTIIANGTVVNANKSAKADVGIIGETIARVDKGLAKKANADGTRIIDATGCYVIPGGIDVHVHLALPFCGTTSSDDYNTGTRAAARGGVTSVIDFAIPYAGESLQQAVDNWMAKADGKACVDYTFHVALTDWKRHRGEMADMVKKGFPTFKQFMIYAREGWQADDAAIYGALEQVRDLNGMLLIHAESSRVLDELIERHHNEDEMRKLGAQLHGITRPNFIEAEAIQRAVTWAEATGGRLYIVHMSTAEGTDIIRAAHKRGLDNVFAETCAQYLVLDDSLFAGADGHLYACCPQIKKKSDQKRLWKGLASDTVCVVSTDTCTFTREQKAMWQGDWTKIPMGLPGLETLLPIVYTHGVLKGKLTMQEFVDKVSHSPAKIMGLGDRKGAIKKGYDADIAIIHPKHRIEVKPSEMETNADWSPYEGWKLAGFSRTTLSRGRVIVDDYKFCGQNGWGKWLRRESAGVV from the coding sequence ATGCGATTTGACACCATCATTGCCAACGGCACCGTCGTCAACGCGAACAAATCCGCCAAAGCCGATGTCGGCATCATCGGCGAGACCATCGCCCGCGTTGACAAGGGGCTGGCGAAAAAGGCAAACGCCGACGGCACGCGCATCATTGATGCAACGGGTTGCTACGTCATCCCCGGCGGCATCGACGTGCACGTGCATCTCGCGCTGCCGTTCTGCGGCACGACCTCGTCGGATGACTACAACACCGGCACGCGGGCCGCGGCGCGCGGCGGCGTCACAAGCGTGATCGACTTTGCCATTCCCTACGCCGGCGAGTCGCTCCAGCAGGCCGTCGACAACTGGATGGCCAAGGCCGATGGCAAGGCGTGCGTGGATTACACGTTCCACGTTGCGCTGACCGACTGGAAGCGGCACCGCGGCGAGATGGCCGACATGGTGAAAAAGGGCTTCCCGACCTTCAAGCAGTTCATGATTTACGCGCGCGAGGGCTGGCAGGCCGACGACGCCGCGATCTACGGGGCGCTGGAACAGGTGCGCGATCTGAATGGCATGTTGCTCATCCACGCCGAGAGCAGCCGCGTGCTGGACGAGTTGATCGAGCGGCATCATAACGAAGACGAGATGCGAAAACTCGGGGCGCAGCTGCACGGCATCACCCGTCCGAACTTCATCGAGGCCGAGGCGATTCAGCGCGCGGTGACCTGGGCCGAGGCGACCGGGGGACGGCTCTACATCGTGCACATGTCGACGGCCGAGGGGACGGACATCATCCGGGCGGCGCACAAGCGCGGGCTGGACAACGTGTTCGCCGAGACGTGCGCACAGTACCTTGTGCTGGATGATTCGCTGTTCGCCGGGGCGGACGGGCACCTGTATGCGTGCTGCCCGCAGATCAAGAAGAAGAGCGATCAGAAGCGGCTGTGGAAGGGCCTGGCGAGCGACACGGTCTGCGTTGTCAGCACGGACACATGCACGTTCACGCGCGAGCAGAAGGCGATGTGGCAGGGCGACTGGACAAAGATCCCGATGGGGCTGCCGGGGCTGGAAACGTTATTGCCGATTGTCTATACACACGGCGTGCTCAAGGGCAAGCTCACCATGCAGGAGTTTGTCGACAAAGTGAGTCACAGCCCGGCGAAGATCATGGGCCTGGGCGATCGCAAGGGCGCGATCAAGAAGGGCTACGACGCCGACATCGCCATCATCCACCCAAAGCATCGCATCGAGGTGAAGCCGTCGGAGATGGAGACCAACGCCGACTGGTCGCCTTATGAGGGCTGGAAGCTGGCGGGCTTTTCGCGGACGACGCTGTCACGCGGTCGTGTAATCGTGGACGACTACAAGTTCTGCGGCCAGAACGGCTGGGGCAAGTGGCTACGGCGCGAGTCGGCGGGCGTCGTGTAG
- the rarA gene encoding Replication-associated recombination protein A has translation MRGRSVLRKAFTRVNELELARRCALSERLRAIGGPRGLKPAAHWSARGSKVRCKVDLFHKQREDAMRRVSPLAARMRPKNLDEFVGQRHFLGPGKLLRRLLDADRLTSAIFYGPPGTGKTTLANLIADQTKAAFEATNAASIGVKEIREIIARAKERVLNDGRRTVLFLDEIHRFNKAQQDVLLGDVEAGVVILIGATTENLFFTVNAPLVSRSQVFQFEPLSNEDIVALLHRATADPERGLGALKVQLAPEAALFLAESSDGDARRALGGLEVAALSQRTGGSAGAALATGEPLVITLNIAQDSIQRKAIVYDAAGDQHYDAASALIKSMRGSDPDATVYWLARMLEAGEDPRFLARRIAICAAEDVGNADPMALVVASAAVQVTLLVGMPECQLPLAQAAIYIACAPKSNASAMAVWNAGKDVREGRTIPVPRHLRDTHYKGSKQLGHTGYQYAHDAPGGIAAQDYLGVDKTYYTPTDRGHERVMGEYLAKFKALRDAR, from the coding sequence TTGCGCGGGCGCAGCGTATTGCGAAAAGCGTTCACGCGCGTCAACGAGCTTGAGCTCGCGCGGCGCTGCGCACTGAGTGAGCGTTTACGCGCGATCGGTGGGCCGCGCGGGCTAAAGCCCGCGGCTCACTGGAGCGCCCGCGGCTCGAAGGTGCGATGCAAAGTGGACCTGTTTCACAAACAACGCGAAGACGCCATGCGTCGGGTCAGTCCGCTGGCGGCGCGGATGCGCCCGAAGAACCTCGACGAGTTCGTGGGGCAGCGGCATTTCCTCGGGCCGGGCAAGCTCCTTCGACGATTGCTGGATGCCGACCGGCTGACCAGCGCGATCTTCTACGGTCCGCCGGGCACCGGCAAGACGACGTTGGCGAATCTCATCGCCGATCAAACGAAGGCCGCCTTCGAGGCGACCAACGCCGCGTCGATTGGTGTCAAAGAAATCCGCGAGATCATCGCCCGCGCGAAAGAGCGCGTTCTCAACGACGGCCGGCGGACGGTGTTGTTTCTCGATGAGATCCACCGGTTCAACAAGGCGCAGCAGGATGTGCTGCTCGGCGATGTCGAAGCGGGCGTGGTGATTCTCATCGGTGCGACGACGGAGAACCTGTTCTTTACGGTGAACGCGCCGCTCGTCTCGCGCAGCCAGGTGTTTCAGTTCGAGCCGCTGTCGAATGAGGACATCGTCGCGCTGCTGCATCGCGCGACGGCGGACCCCGAGCGCGGCCTGGGCGCGCTCAAGGTGCAACTGGCGCCCGAGGCCGCTCTGTTCCTCGCGGAATCCAGTGATGGCGACGCGCGGCGGGCGCTGGGAGGGCTGGAGGTGGCGGCGCTGTCGCAGCGGACGGGCGGAAGCGCGGGCGCGGCGCTGGCGACGGGCGAACCGCTCGTCATCACGCTCAACATCGCGCAGGACAGCATCCAGCGCAAGGCGATTGTCTATGACGCCGCCGGTGACCAGCATTACGACGCCGCCAGCGCGCTGATCAAGTCGATGCGCGGCAGCGACCCGGACGCGACGGTGTATTGGCTGGCCCGCATGTTGGAAGCCGGTGAAGACCCGCGGTTCCTCGCCCGTCGGATTGCCATTTGCGCCGCCGAGGACGTCGGCAATGCCGATCCGATGGCGCTGGTGGTCGCCAGCGCGGCGGTGCAGGTGACGCTGCTGGTGGGCATGCCGGAGTGCCAGTTGCCGTTGGCCCAGGCGGCGATCTACATTGCCTGCGCGCCGAAGAGCAACGCCAGCGCAATGGCCGTCTGGAACGCGGGAAAGGATGTTCGTGAGGGGCGAACGATCCCCGTACCGAGGCACTTGCGTGACACGCATTACAAGGGATCGAAGCAACTGGGGCACACGGGTTATCAATACGCGCACGACGCGCCGGGCGGCATCGCGGCGCAGGACTACCTCGGCGTGGACAAGACCTACTACACGCCGACCGATCGCGGCCACGAGCGGGTGATGGGAGAATATCTGGCGAAGTTCAAGGCGCTGCGTGACGCGCGGTGA